In a single window of the Papaver somniferum cultivar HN1 chromosome 8, ASM357369v1, whole genome shotgun sequence genome:
- the LOC113306524 gene encoding methionine aminopeptidase 1A-like: MQGEGIVQSLSSLSCVRCSKPASLQCPKCMDLKLPREGASFCTQDCFKASWSSHKAVHLKAKLSTMTDQLNLDADTDGWLYCTRKGQGRSGFAPNFDWTGPLRPYPISSMRTVPAHIDKPDWAEDGTPKIEPYSDLQNTVEIKTPEQIKRMRETCRLGREILDAAARVIRPGITTDEIDRVVHEATIAGGGYPSPLNYHFFPKSCCTSVNEVICHGIPDARKLEDGDIVNVDVSVYYKGCHGDLNETFFVGNVDEASQQLVRCTYECLEKAIAIVKPGVRFREVGEVINRHATMSGLSVVKSYCGHGIGDLFHCAPNIPHYARNKAVGVMKAGQTFTIEPMINAGVWRDRLWPDGWTAVTADGKRSAQFEHTLLVTESGVEVLTGRLPSSPKVFPWLDA, from the exons ATGCCCAAAATGTATGGACTTGAAACTTCCTCGTGAGGGTGCCTCATTCTG CACCCAGGATTGTTTCAAGGCATCATGGAGCTCTCATAAGGCAGTTCACTTGAAGGCAAAGTTGTCCACGATGACAGATCAGTTAAATTTGGACGCAGATACTGATGGTTGGCTATATTGCACAAGGAAAGGCCAGGGGCGATCGGGCTTTGCTCCTAATTTTGATTGGACTGG GCCGCTAAGACCATACCCTATCTCAAGTATGCGTACTGTGCCGGCACATATTGACAAGCCTGACTGGGCAGAGGAT GGAACACCAAAAATAGAGCCATATAGTGATCTGCAAAATACTGTGGAG ATCAAAACTCCTGAACAGATTAAGAGGATGAGAGAAACTTGTCGA CTTGGTAGGGAGATCTTGGATGCAGCTGCTCGTGTAATTCGACCAGGCATTACTACTGACGAAATTGATAGAGTGGTCCATGAGGCAACAATTGCTGGAG GAGGATATCCATCTCCCTTAAATTATCATTTCTTCCCGAAGTCTTGCTGCAC GTCAGTAAATGAAGTCATCTGCCATGGAATTCCAGATGCCAG GAAATTAGAAGATGGCGACATTGTGAACGTTGATGTATCTGTTTATTACAAAGGTTGCCATG GTGATCTTAATGAAACATTTTTTGTGGGAAACGTTGATGAAGCATCTCAACAGCTGGTTCGTTGTACTTACGAGTGCTTGGAGAAAGCTATAGCGATAG TTAAACCTGGAGTTCGATTTCGTGAAGTTGGAGAGGTCATTAATCGACATGCTACAATGTCAGGACTCTCTGTG GTGAAATCATACTGCGGACACGGTATTGGCGATCTATTCCATTGTGCTCCTAACATTCCTCACTATGCAA GAAATAAAGCTGTTGGAGTGATGAAAGCAGGGCAAACTTTTACAATTGAACCTATGATCAACGCAG GAGTGTGGCGTGATCGATTATGGCCTGATGGATGGACAGCTGTTACTGCTGATGGCAAACGTAGTGctcagtttgaacacacacttcTG GTTACGGAATCTGGAGTCGAAGTTCTTACTGGAAGGTTGCCTTCCTCACCAAAAGTGTTCCCATGGTTGGATGCATAA